A DNA window from Paraclostridium bifermentans contains the following coding sequences:
- a CDS encoding YfcC family protein, whose product MLNKKNKFKFPSAYTVLLAIMICIALATQFVPGVKNAKLSDVVMAPVTGMIGVKDVNLESEINDAMNSGGVESALKTINSKAEALVSVTNVGQVKGAIDVSLFVLIIGGFLGVVTKTGALDAGVGGLVRRLKGKELMLIPVLMIIFSLGGTSYGMAEESLAFYALITATMIAAGFDPIVGASILLLGCGCGVLGSTVNPFAIGAAVSAAGAAGVQINQGTIIIIGIVLWIVTLSISIIYVMRYAKKIHLDKSNTILSKKEIMDANESFSKNKEEILELTGKRKSVLVLFVLSFVVMILGVVPWSDFGIKIFENSTSWLNGASLGSWWFPELTSWFFIMAVIIGLVYRMSERDIVSSFISGCEDMVGVALVIGISRGISFMMANAGLDIYILDKASGVLSGVSGILFANMTYIIYIGLSFLVPSTSGLASVSMPIFAPLAQKLNIAPEIVVSAFSAGSGIVNLITPTSGVVMGGLAISKIDYVTWVKFIGKLLLILFIATLLILAIMPMILGI is encoded by the coding sequence ATGTTAAATAAAAAAAATAAATTTAAATTCCCCTCTGCATACACAGTTTTACTAGCTATAATGATATGTATAGCCTTAGCGACACAATTTGTTCCAGGGGTAAAAAATGCTAAATTATCAGATGTTGTTATGGCGCCTGTTACAGGGATGATAGGAGTTAAAGATGTTAATTTAGAAAGTGAAATAAATGATGCTATGAATTCTGGTGGAGTAGAAAGTGCTCTCAAAACAATAAATAGTAAAGCAGAAGCATTAGTTAGTGTAACTAATGTGGGGCAAGTTAAGGGAGCTATTGATGTTTCACTATTTGTTCTTATAATAGGTGGTTTTCTAGGTGTTGTAACTAAAACGGGGGCATTAGATGCTGGTGTAGGAGGTCTGGTAAGACGTCTTAAAGGAAAAGAATTGATGCTAATACCAGTATTAATGATAATTTTTTCACTAGGAGGCACATCTTATGGTATGGCAGAAGAATCATTAGCATTTTATGCACTTATAACTGCCACTATGATAGCAGCTGGTTTTGATCCTATTGTAGGGGCGTCTATCCTATTGTTAGGATGTGGGTGTGGAGTATTAGGGTCTACTGTTAATCCATTTGCTATAGGAGCAGCTGTTTCAGCAGCGGGTGCTGCAGGAGTTCAAATAAATCAAGGAACTATAATAATAATAGGTATTGTTTTATGGATTGTAACTTTATCTATATCTATAATTTATGTAATGAGATATGCTAAGAAAATACATTTGGATAAGTCAAACACTATATTGTCTAAAAAAGAAATTATGGATGCTAATGAATCATTTAGCAAAAATAAAGAGGAGATACTAGAACTTACAGGAAAAAGAAAATCCGTACTGGTGCTATTTGTTTTATCATTTGTAGTTATGATTTTAGGAGTTGTTCCATGGAGTGACTTTGGAATAAAAATATTTGAAAATTCAACATCATGGTTAAACGGAGCTTCATTAGGATCATGGTGGTTCCCTGAGTTAACATCATGGTTTTTCATAATGGCTGTGATAATAGGATTAGTATATAGAATGTCAGAACGCGATATTGTAAGTTCATTTATTTCAGGTTGCGAAGATATGGTGGGAGTTGCTTTAGTAATTGGGATATCAAGAGGAATATCTTTTATGATGGCAAATGCAGGGTTAGATATATATATACTAGATAAAGCATCTGGAGTATTGAGTGGAGTATCAGGCATTTTATTTGCAAATATGACTTACATTATTTATATAGGTTTATCATTTTTAGTACCATCTACATCGGGGCTAGCATCAGTATCGATGCCTATATTTGCCCCGCTTGCTCAGAAATTAAATATTGCACCTGAAATTGTAGTTTCAGCGTTTTCAGCAGGAAGTGGTATAGTCAACTTAATAACTCCAACATCTGGAGTTGTAATGGGAGGATTGGCAATATCTAAAATTGATTATGTAACATGGGTGAAGTTTATAGGCAAATTACTATTAATTTTATTTATTGCTACATTATTAATATTAGCTATAATGCCGATGATATTAGGCATATAA
- the arcC gene encoding carbamate kinase, whose protein sequence is MKRLVIALGGNALGNNPKEQLDLVKHTAKTIVDLHEDGYNVIVGHGNGPQVGMINLAMDFASQNGANTPIMPFAECGSMSQGYIGYHLQQSIENELNARNLKSNVASIVTQVIVDKNDDAFKNLTKPVGMFYSKEEAEKISNEKGFKFVEDAGRGYRRVVASPKPQKIVELDTVKQLVDSGSIVITVGGGGIPVIQNSDGSLQGVDAVIDKDKSSAQLAKDLDAEMLLILTAVDKVSINFNKPNQKDLDSINLDEAIEFSKQGHFAKGSMLPKIEACIDFVESATNGKALITSLEKAKEALHGKTGTIIYKRK, encoded by the coding sequence ATGAAAAGATTAGTTATAGCATTAGGGGGAAATGCCTTAGGGAATAACCCAAAGGAGCAGTTAGATTTAGTTAAACACACTGCAAAAACAATCGTAGACTTACATGAAGATGGATATAATGTAATTGTTGGGCATGGTAATGGACCTCAAGTAGGGATGATAAACTTAGCTATGGATTTTGCATCTCAAAATGGAGCTAATACGCCAATTATGCCATTTGCAGAGTGTGGATCAATGAGTCAGGGTTATATAGGATATCACTTACAACAGTCTATAGAAAATGAATTAAACGCAAGAAATCTAAAAAGTAATGTTGCATCTATTGTAACTCAAGTTATAGTGGATAAAAATGATGATGCTTTTAAAAATTTAACAAAGCCAGTTGGGATGTTTTACTCAAAAGAAGAAGCTGAAAAAATTTCTAATGAAAAAGGATTTAAGTTTGTAGAAGATGCAGGAAGAGGGTATAGAAGAGTTGTTGCATCACCTAAACCTCAAAAAATAGTTGAGCTAGATACCGTCAAACAATTAGTCGATAGTGGAAGCATAGTTATAACTGTTGGGGGTGGAGGTATACCAGTAATTCAAAATTCAGATGGGTCACTTCAAGGAGTAGATGCAGTTATAGATAAAGATAAATCTAGTGCTCAATTAGCAAAAGATTTAGATGCAGAAATGCTATTAATTTTAACTGCTGTTGATAAGGTTTCTATAAACTTTAATAAACCTAACCAGAAAGATTTAGATTCTATAAATCTAGATGAAGCGATTGAATTTTCAAAGCAAGGACACTTTGCAAAAGGTTCTATGTTGCCGAAAATAGAAGCTTGCATAGATTTTGTAGAATCAGCTACAAATGGTAAAGCTTTAATAACATCATTAGAAAAAGCTAAAGAGGCTTTACATGGAAAAACTGGAACTATAATATATAAAAGAAAATAA
- a CDS encoding PAS domain-containing sensor histidine kinase — MNHNLAENKSDLGFALGESVLNAVFYKDLKGIYIYCNREFCNCLGLTSNQIIGKTDKDIYRHNKQSKIFEEKDKEVIIYKSKRIYQTEIEMQNQKRKHIEITKTPMLDSKNQVCGIVGMVRDITNTAYIYEEIEKLKSDFFSNLYHELGTPINAITSSLQLLSFNIDSMRKVDVDEIKYISDIIKKNSFRLLKLTNNLVYVTKLDSNEIKCNFKMGDIVYFVENICIKTALFCEEKGISLIFDTNEEEHIGEFDENIIEKILLNLLSNAIKYNKKNGQIEVVLTCEEDYITIKVKDDGVGIPNRYTKCIFEKLSYVDDRLVKLNEGSGLGLYITNSLVNIYGGSIDVNTSLDEGSEFIVKLPFKNGNSKDKLSTPCVISGFDPMSIEFSDIY, encoded by the coding sequence ATGAACCATAACTTAGCTGAAAATAAAAGTGATTTAGGGTTTGCATTAGGGGAGTCAGTTTTAAATGCAGTATTTTATAAAGACTTAAAGGGGATATATATTTATTGTAATAGAGAGTTTTGTAATTGTTTAGGACTGACATCTAACCAAATCATAGGAAAAACAGATAAAGATATATACAGACATAATAAACAATCTAAAATTTTTGAAGAAAAAGACAAAGAAGTAATTATATATAAATCAAAGCGAATATATCAAACAGAAATAGAAATGCAAAATCAAAAAAGAAAACATATAGAAATAACAAAAACCCCGATGTTAGATAGTAAAAATCAAGTTTGTGGAATTGTTGGAATGGTCAGAGATATAACTAATACAGCATATATATATGAAGAAATAGAAAAATTAAAATCTGATTTCTTTTCAAATTTATATCATGAACTAGGAACACCAATTAATGCAATTACTAGTTCATTACAATTATTAAGTTTTAATATTGATTCAATGCGAAAAGTTGATGTAGATGAAATTAAATACATTAGTGATATTATAAAAAAAAATAGTTTCAGATTGTTAAAACTTACTAATAATCTTGTTTATGTAACTAAATTAGATTCAAATGAGATAAAATGCAATTTTAAAATGGGAGATATTGTCTACTTTGTAGAAAATATTTGTATAAAAACTGCTCTATTTTGTGAAGAAAAGGGTATAAGTTTAATCTTCGACACAAATGAAGAAGAACATATTGGGGAATTTGATGAAAATATTATTGAAAAAATTTTATTAAACTTATTATCTAATGCAATAAAATATAACAAGAAAAATGGGCAAATAGAAGTTGTATTAACTTGTGAAGAAGATTATATTACTATAAAAGTTAAAGATGATGGAGTTGGGATACCAAATAGATATACAAAATGTATTTTTGAAAAATTAAGCTATGTAGATGATAGATTAGTAAAACTAAATGAAGGAAGTGGATTAGGTTTATATATAACTAACTCATTAGTGAACATATATGGGGGGAGTATAGATGTGAATACTTCTTTAGATGAAGGTAGTGAGTTTATTGTAAAACTTCCGTTTAAAAATGGTAATTCAAAAGATAAACTATCTACTCCATGCGTAATAAGTGGGTTTGATCCTATGAGTATAGAATTTTCGGATATATACTAA
- a CDS encoding GGDEF domain-containing protein, with protein MKNSINILDNVFVIQRIVDPKHKKIITLDNDIKIDNNHKCFEFWKTGSACCNCISMRALNENSSFSKLEYVDEKLYMVISAPINVEGDVYIVELIKDVTNDTMFSTYTNKTVNELKSEINKLNMLIVTDELTNIFNRRYLDEHLPSLLKNLSLPDFSVSLIMLDIDKFKNINDTYGHLCGDFIIKEVASLLDSYIKNFGGWACRYGGDEFIAVVENKSENETYALINNFKTFIGTREFLYENNKINITCSFGVSYLNNENITFNDALNLVDSKLYKAKNSRNSVC; from the coding sequence ATGAAAAATAGTATAAATATACTTGATAATGTTTTTGTAATTCAAAGAATCGTAGATCCTAAACACAAAAAAATAATAACTCTTGATAATGATATAAAAATAGATAATAACCATAAATGTTTTGAGTTTTGGAAAACTGGGTCTGCTTGTTGCAATTGTATTTCTATGCGAGCTTTAAATGAAAACTCATCTTTTTCTAAGTTAGAGTATGTTGATGAGAAGCTCTATATGGTAATATCTGCTCCTATCAATGTTGAAGGTGATGTTTATATTGTCGAGCTTATAAAAGATGTTACAAACGATACTATGTTTTCAACTTATACTAATAAAACTGTTAACGAACTTAAATCTGAAATTAATAAATTAAATATGCTTATTGTTACTGATGAATTAACTAATATTTTTAATAGACGTTACTTAGATGAACATCTGCCTTCTCTATTAAAAAATTTATCTTTACCTGATTTTTCAGTTAGTTTGATAATGTTAGATATTGATAAATTCAAAAATATAAATGATACGTATGGACACTTATGTGGAGATTTTATAATTAAAGAGGTAGCAAGCTTACTTGATTCATATATAAAAAATTTTGGTGGATGGGCCTGTAGGTATGGTGGAGATGAATTTATAGCAGTTGTAGAAAATAAATCTGAAAATGAAACTTATGCTCTAATAAATAATTTTAAAACATTTATTGGGACTAGAGAGTTTTTATATGAAAATAATAAAATTAATATTACTTGTAGCTTTGGAGTTTCTTACCTTAATAACGAAAATATAACATTTAATGATGCTTTAAACTTAGTTGATTCAAAACTTTATAAAGCTAAAAATTCAAGAAATTCAGTATGCTAG
- the argF gene encoding ornithine carbamoyltransferase, whose amino-acid sequence MGVNLRGRSFLKLLDFSSEEIRYLLDLSKNLKDLKRAGVVNKTLNGKNVAILFEKDSTRTRCSFEVGAMDLGMGVTYLGPTGSQMGKKESIADTARVLGRMYDGIEYRGFSQEIVEELAAYAGVPVWNGLTTEFHPTQMIADLLTIEEKLGRLKGVNFVYMGDARNNMGNSLMVACAKMGLNFTACAPSELFPAEDLVNTCKEIASQNGCTITLTEDVMAGTKNADVIYTDVWVSMGEPDEVWEARIKQLKPFQVNKQVMNNANPEAIFMHCLPAFHDLKTRVGAEMHEKFGITEMEVTDEVFESKQSVVFDEAENRMHTIKAIMAATIGQ is encoded by the coding sequence ATGGGAGTTAATTTAAGAGGTCGTTCATTTTTAAAATTATTAGATTTTTCAAGCGAGGAGATAAGATACTTATTAGATTTATCTAAAAACTTAAAAGATTTAAAAAGAGCTGGAGTAGTTAATAAAACTTTAAATGGAAAAAATGTTGCAATTTTATTTGAAAAAGATTCAACTAGAACTAGATGCTCTTTTGAGGTTGGAGCAATGGATTTAGGAATGGGAGTTACATACTTAGGACCTACAGGTTCTCAAATGGGTAAAAAAGAATCTATAGCAGATACTGCTAGAGTTTTAGGAAGAATGTATGATGGTATAGAATATAGAGGTTTTTCACAAGAAATAGTAGAAGAATTAGCAGCTTACGCAGGAGTGCCGGTATGGAATGGATTAACTACTGAATTCCATCCAACTCAAATGATAGCTGACTTATTAACTATAGAAGAAAAATTAGGAAGATTAAAAGGTGTTAACTTTGTTTATATGGGAGATGCAAGAAACAATATGGGTAACTCTTTAATGGTTGCTTGTGCTAAGATGGGTCTTAACTTTACGGCTTGTGCTCCAAGTGAATTATTCCCAGCAGAAGATCTGGTAAATACATGCAAGGAAATAGCTAGTCAAAATGGGTGCACTATAACATTAACAGAAGATGTTATGGCTGGTACTAAAAATGCTGATGTTATATATACAGATGTTTGGGTGTCTATGGGTGAGCCAGATGAAGTTTGGGAAGCTAGAATAAAACAATTAAAGCCTTTCCAAGTTAATAAACAAGTTATGAATAATGCTAATCCAGAAGCAATATTTATGCACTGCTTACCAGCATTTCATGATTTAAAAACTAGAGTTGGAGCAGAGATGCATGAAAAATTTGGTATAACTGAAATGGAAGTTACAGATGAAGTATTTGAATCTAAGCAATCAGTTGTATTTGATGAAGCTGAAAATAGAATGCATACAATAAAAGCTATAATGGCAGCTACAATAGGCCAGTAA
- a CDS encoding LytR/AlgR family response regulator transcription factor, with product MEGVIRLKIAICDDEKIYRDTVKSYIAKFSKSIDTSITIFEYNSGLKLLDDINDKDFDLIMLDIVMDDIDGIETAKKIRFLDKEVCIVFLTNYSEYAIKGYGLNVYEYLLKESLNEEKLKKIILEVKKNQKTRTIVLKMQKEIVKFNVNSIYFFEVNNRTITVHYDFNGDYETKSFYGKLEDIEKQLDGNFFYRSHRSYIVNIKKIRKIASREIFFDISQKAMVSRLKILDLKEKYINYNLKD from the coding sequence ATGGAAGGTGTTATAAGGTTGAAAATAGCTATTTGTGACGACGAAAAAATATACAGGGACACAGTGAAAAGTTATATAGCTAAATTTTCAAAATCAATAGATACAAGTATTACTATTTTTGAGTATAATTCAGGGCTTAAACTTTTAGATGATATTAATGATAAAGATTTTGATTTAATTATGTTGGATATAGTTATGGACGATATAGATGGAATTGAAACTGCTAAAAAGATAAGATTCTTAGATAAAGAAGTATGCATAGTTTTTCTTACTAATTACTCAGAATATGCAATTAAGGGCTATGGACTAAATGTATATGAATATTTACTTAAAGAATCATTGAATGAAGAGAAATTAAAAAAAATTATTTTAGAGGTAAAAAAAAATCAAAAAACTAGAACTATAGTTTTAAAAATGCAAAAAGAAATTGTTAAATTCAATGTAAATAGTATATATTTCTTTGAAGTAAACAATAGAACTATAACCGTACACTATGATTTTAATGGAGACTATGAAACTAAATCATTTTATGGAAAGTTAGAAGATATAGAAAAACAGCTAGATGGAAACTTTTTTTATAGGAGTCATAGAAGTTATATCGTTAATATAAAAAAGATACGAAAGATAGCTTCAAGAGAGATATTTTTTGATATTTCACAAAAAGCTATGGTTAGTAGACTAAAGATTTTAGATTTAAAAGAAAAATATATAAATTACAATTTAAAGGATTAA
- a CDS encoding sensor histidine kinase, with protein MFVYIVGLIGFITFIYYSYFRSIKITYKDIVYMFVIILLPVFTTLMEIYNTTLYITIFSLISLLIICIYIKKLKVRTSVILMGFTILKYSLYSNLIAFIIYKCMFDFILKYNYSIKILSSCYFIIEILICIISVFVFIVMHYRFMNTRIKNKYIYLNKQYKYGIYVTINYYIDNIVIAYFFKWIFTSENSIEIVKYIIVYTLVSELIIQNILIKAELSYTKYNLEVSNNQLEGQLQHYSEYEKYMKKVRYIAHDIKKHKFALNQLVASKKYEEAVDFIYEIDKEIEDIDCYFVSEHILMDALIKNKIKVCKKYGITLKYDIFIPKDINIKNMHISIIFNNLIDNAIEACVNLDDNKREKYIHLYCDVIDNKLICVIKNSKNKKPLELDKSFKIETLKKDKTNHGIGIENLKLTIEKYDGVIDFNIEEYCFTVKFIIPI; from the coding sequence TTGTTTGTTTACATAGTTGGATTGATCGGATTTATAACTTTCATATATTATAGCTATTTTAGATCTATAAAAATTACATATAAAGATATTGTATATATGTTTGTAATTATATTATTACCTGTATTCACAACACTAATGGAAATATACAATACAACTTTATACATAACAATATTTTCACTAATTTCACTTTTAATTATATGTATATATATAAAGAAGTTAAAAGTGAGAACCAGTGTGATTTTAATGGGTTTTACAATATTGAAATATTCATTATACTCAAATTTAATAGCTTTTATAATTTATAAATGTATGTTTGATTTTATTTTAAAGTATAATTATTCAATAAAAATTTTATCAAGTTGCTATTTTATAATAGAGATTTTAATATGTATTATATCTGTTTTTGTATTTATAGTAATGCATTATAGGTTTATGAATACAAGGATTAAAAATAAATATATATATTTAAATAAGCAATACAAATACGGTATTTATGTGACCATAAATTATTATATAGATAATATTGTAATAGCATATTTTTTTAAGTGGATATTTACAAGTGAAAATAGCATAGAGATTGTTAAATATATAATAGTTTATACATTGGTGAGTGAGTTAATAATTCAAAATATATTGATAAAGGCGGAACTTTCTTACACAAAATATAACCTTGAAGTTAGTAATAATCAATTAGAAGGCCAACTTCAACACTATAGTGAGTATGAAAAATATATGAAAAAAGTCAGGTATATAGCTCATGATATTAAAAAGCATAAATTTGCTTTAAATCAGTTAGTAGCATCAAAAAAATATGAAGAAGCAGTGGACTTTATTTATGAAATAGATAAAGAAATTGAAGATATTGATTGTTATTTTGTTAGCGAACATATTCTAATGGATGCTCTTATCAAAAACAAAATAAAAGTATGTAAAAAATATGGAATAACACTAAAATATGATATATTCATACCTAAAGACATAAATATAAAAAATATGCATATATCAATAATATTTAATAATTTAATAGACAATGCAATAGAAGCATGTGTAAATCTAGATGATAATAAAAGAGAAAAGTATATTCACCTATATTGCGATGTTATAGATAATAAATTAATATGTGTTATAAAAAATTCTAAAAATAAAAAACCACTTGAATTAGATAAAAGTTTTAAAATAGAAACTTTGAAAAAAGATAAAACTAATCATGGAATTGGTATTGAAAATTTAAAGCTTACAATAGAAAAATATGATGGGGTCATAGATTTTAATATAGAAGAATACTGTTTTACCGTAAAGTTTATTATTCCAATATAA
- the arcA gene encoding arginine deiminase: MGITVTSEIKPLRKVLLHRPGEEIENLTPEYLERLLFDDIPFLEVAQKEHDAFADTLRSNGVEVVYLHELAAEAIEDEDIKEKFINQFIQEAGIKSEELQKNVYKFLKTFENNEELIRKTMAGINKNELPQLSKKSLSDLTADEYPFVTDPMPNLYFTRDPFASIGNGVSLNKMYSVTRNRETLYADYIFKYHKDFKGKVERFYDRDFEFHIEGGDILNLTEKTLAIGISQRTEASAIEHIAKQIFFNSNNQKIETILAVNIPNNRAMMHLDTVFTQIDVDKFTIHPGIQGPLQVFEITKGKCQELNIKEVNEELECILAKHLEVDKVKLIQCGGGDKVIADREQWNDGSNTLCIKPGEVIVYSRNYVTNKLLVDNGIKIHVIPSSELSRGRGGPRCMSMPLIRELQN; this comes from the coding sequence ATGGGAATTACAGTAACAAGTGAAATAAAGCCATTAAGAAAAGTTCTACTTCATAGGCCAGGGGAAGAAATAGAAAACTTAACGCCTGAATATTTGGAAAGGTTATTATTTGATGACATTCCATTTTTAGAAGTAGCTCAGAAAGAGCATGATGCATTTGCTGATACCTTAAGGTCTAATGGAGTAGAGGTTGTATATTTACATGAATTAGCAGCTGAAGCTATAGAAGATGAGGATATAAAAGAAAAATTTATAAATCAATTCATACAAGAGGCAGGAATTAAAAGTGAGGAACTTCAAAAAAATGTTTATAAGTTTCTCAAAACATTCGAAAATAATGAAGAATTAATAAGAAAAACTATGGCAGGTATAAATAAAAATGAATTACCACAATTAAGTAAAAAAAGTTTATCAGATTTAACTGCTGATGAATATCCTTTTGTAACTGATCCTATGCCAAATCTATATTTTACAAGAGACCCATTTGCAAGTATTGGAAATGGAGTCAGTTTAAATAAAATGTATTCAGTGACTAGAAATAGAGAGACTTTATATGCAGATTATATATTTAAATATCATAAAGACTTTAAAGGAAAAGTAGAAAGATTTTATGATAGAGATTTTGAGTTTCATATAGAAGGTGGAGATATATTAAATTTAACTGAAAAAACTCTAGCAATAGGCATATCACAAAGAACAGAAGCTTCAGCAATAGAGCATATAGCTAAGCAAATTTTTTTCAATAGTAATAATCAAAAAATAGAAACTATCCTAGCAGTCAACATTCCAAATAATAGAGCAATGATGCATCTAGATACAGTATTTACACAAATAGATGTTGATAAATTTACTATACATCCAGGAATACAAGGTCCATTACAAGTATTTGAAATAACAAAAGGCAAATGCCAAGAACTTAATATAAAAGAAGTTAATGAAGAGTTGGAATGTATATTAGCTAAACATCTTGAAGTTGACAAAGTCAAATTAATACAGTGTGGAGGGGGAGATAAAGTTATAGCAGATAGAGAACAATGGAATGATGGTTCAAACACATTGTGCATAAAACCAGGAGAAGTAATCGTATATTCTAGAAATTATGTTACTAATAAATTATTAGTAGATAATGGAATTAAAATACATGTAATACCGTCAAGTGAATTATCAAGAGGGCGTGGGGGTCCAAGATGTATGTCAATGCCTTTAATTAGAGAATTACAAAATTAA
- the pdxR gene encoding MocR-like pyridoxine biosynthesis transcription factor PdxR translates to MLFSNLKLNDEQPIYIQIKEYIDDMINKGLIPDNSKLPSTRELSQFLNVSRNSIISAYEELKAGGVIYSVYGKGTFVNHKNVSVNKSWNIDFSCLENEQTKIANDMDIVKNEIPWRSDLISFKSIAPNGELFDIDEFKKAFLNRLSLEGHKILNYGYAKGYKPLIDYLLSYMNSKGVDTSNKDILITNGFTEGLELILSSFTNKGDYIICENPTHNTAKKIFEFLGLNIVGIDINNNGLNFNMLEDQLDFLEEKGIKPKFAYITPSYHNPTGLVMDPENRYKFYKLMKKHNTPIIEDGFNEELLYSSSHIFPIASLDNLNNGVVYIGSFSKILFPGLRIGWILCDKTVISRLESVKRCKSIHVSFLDQAVLYDYLSNGAFEKYVKKIKKFYGEKFNYAYECVNKYIPNEYILGEGGLHIFIKLKNINSRELLERCYEKGVIFMPGDIFYVNEKGEDTLRLGFSRLSFEEIEKGIKIIGESINSFHN, encoded by the coding sequence GTGCTATTTTCAAATTTAAAACTAAATGATGAACAGCCAATCTATATACAAATAAAAGAGTATATAGATGATATGATAAATAAAGGGTTAATACCAGACAATAGCAAACTGCCATCAACAAGGGAGTTAAGTCAGTTTTTAAATGTAAGTAGAAATTCTATAATTTCTGCATACGAGGAATTAAAAGCAGGTGGTGTAATTTACTCAGTTTATGGAAAAGGAACTTTCGTAAATCATAAAAATGTATCTGTGAATAAATCTTGGAATATAGATTTTAGCTGCCTTGAAAATGAACAGACAAAAATAGCTAATGATATGGATATTGTAAAAAATGAAATTCCATGGAGGAGTGATTTAATATCTTTTAAAAGCATAGCCCCAAATGGAGAGCTATTTGATATAGATGAGTTTAAAAAAGCCTTTTTAAATAGACTATCACTAGAGGGTCACAAAATTTTAAACTATGGATATGCAAAAGGATACAAGCCGCTTATAGATTATTTACTTAGCTATATGAATAGTAAAGGTGTAGATACAAGCAATAAAGATATATTAATAACTAATGGATTTACAGAGGGTCTGGAGCTTATTCTATCGTCATTCACAAATAAAGGTGATTATATAATATGTGAAAATCCAACTCACAATACAGCAAAAAAGATATTTGAATTTTTAGGATTAAATATTGTAGGCATAGATATAAATAATAATGGATTAAATTTTAACATGCTAGAAGACCAACTAGATTTTTTAGAAGAAAAAGGAATTAAGCCTAAATTTGCGTATATAACTCCATCATACCATAATCCAACAGGACTAGTTATGGATCCAGAGAATAGATACAAGTTCTATAAATTAATGAAAAAACATAATACTCCAATAATAGAAGATGGATTCAATGAAGAGCTACTGTACTCTAGTTCTCATATATTTCCAATTGCATCTTTAGATAATTTAAATAATGGAGTTGTATATATAGGAAGTTTTTCAAAAATACTTTTCCCAGGGCTTAGAATAGGATGGATATTATGTGACAAAACTGTGATTTCAAGGCTTGAAAGTGTGAAAAGGTGCAAGAGTATTCATGTTTCATTTTTAGATCAAGCAGTTCTTTACGATTATCTGAGTAATGGAGCATTTGAAAAATATGTAAAAAAAATAAAGAAGTTTTATGGAGAAAAGTTTAACTATGCATATGAATGCGTAAATAAATACATACCAAATGAATATATACTGGGTGAAGGTGGACTTCATATTTTTATAAAGCTAAAAAATATAAATTCGAGGGAATTATTGGAAAGATGTTATGAAAAAGGCGTTATATTTATGCCAGGAGATATATTTTATGTAAATGAAAAAGGTGAAGATACATTAAGACTGGGATTTTCGAGACTTTCATTTGAGGAGATTGAAAAAGGAATAAAAATTATAGGAGAGTCAATAAATTCATTTCACAACTAA